From a region of the Catharus ustulatus isolate bCatUst1 chromosome 11, bCatUst1.pri.v2, whole genome shotgun sequence genome:
- the CFAP20 gene encoding cilia- and flagella-associated protein 20 isoform X1, producing MFKNTFQSGFLSVLYSIGSKPLQIWDKKVRNGHIKRITDNDIQSLVLEIEGTNVSTTYITCPADPKKTLGIKLPFLVMIIKNLKKYFTFEVQVLDDKNVRRRFRASNYQSTTRVKPFICTMPMRLDDGWNQIQFNLSDFTRRAYGTNYIETLRVQIHANCRIRRVYFSDRLYSEDELPAEFKLYLPVQNKAKVS from the exons atGTTCAAGAACACCTTCCAGAGCGGCTTCCTCTCCGTCCTCTACAGCATCGGCAGCAAACCGCTCCAGATCTGGGACAAGAAG GTGCGCAATGGCCACATCAAGCGAATCACGGACAATGACATTCAGTCACTGGTGCTGGAGATTGAAGGAACAAATGTCAG TACCACGTACATCACGTGCCCTGCTGACCCAAAGAAGACCCTGGGCATCAAACTACCTTTCCTAGTGATGATCATCAAGAACCTGAAAAAATACTTCACTTTTGAAGTGCAG GTGCTGGATGATAAGAACGTCCGTCGGCGTTTCCGGGCGAGCAACTACCAGAGCACGACGCGGGTGAAGCCCTTCATCTGCACCATGCCCATGCGGCTGGACGACGGCTGGAACCAGATCCAGTTCAACCTGTCCGACTTCACGCGCCGCGCCTACGGCACCAACTACATCGAGACCCTGAGAGTGCAG ATCCACGCCAACTGTCGCATCCGACGGGTGTATTTCTCTGACCGGCTGTACTCAGAGGATGAGCTCCCAGCCGAGTTCAAGCTGTATCTGCCTGTCCAGAACAAGGCCAAGGTGAGCTAG
- the MMP15 gene encoding matrix metalloproteinase-15: MAAGGGAPWRAGGRLPPLVVLLVLLAAAAGEEINAEAWLRLYGYLPQPSRRMSTMRSAQTFSAALAEMQKFYGITVTGVLDEETKAWMKRPRCGVPDQFGARMKSNMRRKRYALTGRRWSQNHLTFSIQNYTEKLGRYHSYEAVRRAFRVWEQATPLVFREVAYEDIRQKRKKEADIMVLFASGFHGDSSPFDGLGGFLAHAYFPGPGMGGDTHFDLDEPWTLENADVSGNNLFLVAVHELGHSLGLEHSSNPSAIMAPFYQWMDTENFQLPEDDLKGIQQLYGTADGHPQPTKPLPTVTPRRPGRPDQRPPKPPPPGKPDRPPKPGSPDRPDQYGPDICDGDFDTVAVLRGEMFVFKGRWFWRVRHNRVLDNYPMPIGHFWRGLPGDIDAAYERHDGRFVFFKGDRYWLFREANLEPGYPQPLVTYGQGIPYDSIDTAVWWEPTGHTFFFRGDRYWRFNEDTRSVDPGYPKPISVWVGIPPSPKGAFLSPDASSTYFYRGTKYWKFDNERLKTEPGYPKSILRDFMGCHTELVPDPNPRWPDVDRPPFNPDGDGGTEGEEEEEEEEDEDYSEGDGQPGRDVDVVVQIDEYTRTMSVVMVLVLLVLLLCILGLIYVIVQMQRKGAPRMLLYCKRSLQEWV; this comes from the exons ATGGCAGCAGGGGGCGGCGCCCCctggcgggcgggcgggcggctcCCGCCGCTcgtggtgctgctggtgctgctggcggcggcggcgggcgaggAGATCAACGCCGAG GCATGGCTGCGGCTCTACGGGTACCTGCCGCAGCCCAGCCGCCGCATGTCCACCATGCGCTCGGCTCAGACCTTCTCCGCGGCGCTCGCCGAGATGCAGAAGTTCTACGGCATCACCGTCACCGGCGTCCTGGACGAGGAGACCAAGGC GTGGATGAAACGTCCCCGCTGTGGGGTCCCGGATCAGTTTGGAGCACGGATGAAGTCCAACATGCGTCGGAAGCGGTACGCGCTGACAGGGCGGCGCTGGAGCCAGAACCACCTCACCTTCAG CATCCAAAACTACACAGAGAAGCTGGGTCGGTACCACTCATACGAGGCTGTCCGACGAGCTTTCCGGGTGTGGGAGCAAGCCACGCCGCTGGTTTTCCGGGAGGTGGCCTACGAGGACATCcggcagaagaggaagaaggaggctGACATCATGGTGCTCTTTGCCTCTGGATTCCATGGAGACAGCTCTCCCTTTGATGGccttgggggatttttggctcATGCCTATTTTCCTGGCCCTGGGATGGGGGGGGACACGCATTTCGACTTGGATGAGCCTTGGACACTGGAGAATGCGGATGTGTCTG GGAACAACCTTTTCCTGGTGGCTGTGCACGAGCTGGGGCACTCGCTGGGCTTGGAGCACTCGAGCAACCCCAGCGCTATCATGGCCCCGTTCTACCAGTGGATGGACACGGAGAACTTCCAGCTGCCCGAGGATGACCTCAAGGGCATCCAGCAGCTCTACG GTACCGCAGATGGGCACCCTCAGCCCACCAAGCCTTTGCCCACCGTGACACCCCGGAGACCTGGCAGGCCAGACCAGAGACCCCCTAAACCTCCCCCTCCGGGGAAACCAGACCGACCACCCAAACCTGGCAGCCCAGACCGACCTGACCAGTATGGCCCTGACATCTGTGATGGGGACTTCGACACCGTGGCGGTGCTGCGTGGGGAGATGTTCGTATTCAAG GGCCGGTGGTTCTGGAGGGTCCGGCACAACCGGGTTCTGGACAATTACCCCATGCCCATCGGACACTTCTGGCGGGGCCTCCCTGGGGACATCGATGCTGCCTACGAGAGGCATGACGGGCGGTTCGTCTTCTTTAAag GTGACCGGTACTGGCTCTTCCGAGAAGCCAACCTGGAGCCTGGCTACCCACAGCCCCTGGTCACCTATGGGCAGGGCATCCCCTACGACAGCATCGACACGGCCGTGTGGTGGGAACCCACGGGACACACCTTCTTCTTCCGTGGGGACAG ATACTGGCGCTTTAACGAGGACACGCGCTCGGTGGACCCTGGGTACCCAAAGCCCATCTCGGTCTGGGTGGGCATCCCTCCCTCGCCCAAGGGAGCCTTCCTCAGCCCGGATGCCT CCTCCACCTACTTCTACAGAGGCACAAAGTACTGGAAGTTCGACAATGAGCGTCTCAAGACAGAGCCAGGctatcccaaatccatcctacGGGACTTCATGGGTTGTCACACGGAGCTGGTCCCAGACCCCAATCCCCGCTGGCCCGATGTGGACCGACCCCCCTTCAACCCTGATGGGGATGGGGGCACTgaaggtgaggaggaggaggaagaagaggaagatgaggatTACAGCGAGGGAGATGGCCAGCCAGGCAGGGACGTGGACGTGGTGGTGCAGATCGATGAGTACACACGCACCATGAGCGTGGTgatggtgctggtgctgctggtgctgctgctctgcatcctGGGCCTCATCTACGTCATCGTCCAGATGCAGAGGAAGGGCGCACCCCGAATGCTCTTGTACTGCAAGCGCTCCTTGCAGGAGTGGGTCTGA
- the CFAP20 gene encoding cilia- and flagella-associated protein 20 isoform X2, translating to MFKNTFQSGFLSVLYSIGSKPLQIWDKKVRNGHIKRITDNDIQSLVLEIEGTNVSTTYITCPADPKKTLGIKLPFLVMIIKNLKKYFTFEVQVLDDKNVRRRFRASNYQSTTRVKPFICTMPMRLDDGWNQIQFNLSDFTRRAYGTNYIETLRVQIHANCRIRRVYFSDRLYSEDELPAEFKLYLPVQNKAKQ from the exons atGTTCAAGAACACCTTCCAGAGCGGCTTCCTCTCCGTCCTCTACAGCATCGGCAGCAAACCGCTCCAGATCTGGGACAAGAAG GTGCGCAATGGCCACATCAAGCGAATCACGGACAATGACATTCAGTCACTGGTGCTGGAGATTGAAGGAACAAATGTCAG TACCACGTACATCACGTGCCCTGCTGACCCAAAGAAGACCCTGGGCATCAAACTACCTTTCCTAGTGATGATCATCAAGAACCTGAAAAAATACTTCACTTTTGAAGTGCAG GTGCTGGATGATAAGAACGTCCGTCGGCGTTTCCGGGCGAGCAACTACCAGAGCACGACGCGGGTGAAGCCCTTCATCTGCACCATGCCCATGCGGCTGGACGACGGCTGGAACCAGATCCAGTTCAACCTGTCCGACTTCACGCGCCGCGCCTACGGCACCAACTACATCGAGACCCTGAGAGTGCAG ATCCACGCCAACTGTCGCATCCGACGGGTGTATTTCTCTGACCGGCTGTACTCAGAGGATGAGCTCCCAGCCGAGTTCAAGCTGTATCTGCCTGTCCAGAACAAGGCCAAG CAATAA